One Spiroplasma endosymbiont of Dioctria linearis DNA segment encodes these proteins:
- a CDS encoding IS3 family transposase: MKDVLELFNLKRSYWLKYKNIYSQRLNKDKQITKLIQKIFIDSLCQYGYRRITADLKYEYSINISHWKVRRIMRENNIYSNYVIKNKKKAEKRIYKEKPKFSKDLINREFNLSRAENQIWYTDVTYLISKNGKRYLSTIIDENTRKVVDYKISLHNDNGLVMPNIIKAVKSVEEKFMSTEGLILHSDRGSQYTSGEYKIFTDKYGILTSMGETGVSYDNGLMEGWHSQLKKGTIHNNKECKEDINMYVEWVHKWIKWWNLECIKKIDRKEKEKPVW; this comes from the coding sequence TTAAAAGATGTTTTAGAGCTATTTAATCTTAAAAGATCATACTGACTTAAATATAAAAATATTTATTCACAACGATTAAACAAAGATAAACAAATAACAAAATTAATACAAAAAATTTTCATTGATAGTTTATGCCAATATGGTTATAGAAGAATTACTGCAGATTTAAAATATGAATACAGTATAAATATTAGTCATTGAAAAGTAAGGAGAATTATGAGAGAAAATAATATTTATTCAAACTATGTTATTAAGAATAAGAAAAAAGCAGAAAAAAGAATATATAAGGAAAAGCCTAAATTTTCAAAAGATTTAATTAATAGAGAATTTAACTTATCAAGAGCTGAAAATCAAATTTGATATACAGATGTTACATACTTGATATCAAAAAATGGTAAAAGATATCTTTCTACAATAATTGATGAGAACACAAGAAAAGTTGTTGATTACAAGATTTCATTACATAATGATAATGGATTAGTAATGCCAAATATTATAAAAGCCGTTAAAAGTGTTGAAGAAAAATTTATGAGCACTGAAGGTTTAATTCTTCACTCTGATCGAGGAAGCCAATATACTTCAGGTGAATACAAAATATTTACAGATAAATATGGAATTTTAACTTCAATGGGAGAAACTGGTGTTTCATATGATAACGGTTTAATGGAAGGTTGACATAGTCAACTCAAAAAAGGAACAATTCACAATAATAAGGAATGTAAAGAAGATATAAATATGTACGTTGAATGGGTTCATAAATGAATTAAATGATGAAATTTAGAATGTATTAAAAAAATAGATAGAAAAGAAAAGGAGAAACCTGTATGGTAA